The Aeromicrobium senzhongii genome includes a window with the following:
- a CDS encoding acylphosphatase, whose product MRRVHVVVRGLVQGVGYRWSTRIAAEQAGVSGWVRNRADGSVEAELEGEPAQVDAVLAWMAEGPPGGQVESVDVRDLATTESHGFTVR is encoded by the coding sequence ATGAGGCGAGTTCACGTGGTGGTGCGCGGGCTGGTCCAGGGAGTGGGGTACCGCTGGTCGACGCGGATCGCCGCGGAGCAGGCCGGCGTCTCGGGCTGGGTGCGCAATCGTGCTGACGGCTCCGTCGAGGCCGAGTTGGAGGGAGAGCCGGCGCAGGTCGACGCCGTGCTCGCCTGGATGGCCGAGGGGCCGCCGGGCGGTCAGGTCGAGTCCGTGGACGTCCGCGACCTCGCGACGACCGAGAGTCACGGATTCACCGTCCGCTGA
- a CDS encoding phytoene desaturase family protein: protein MAERVVIVGAGHNGLVAAALLARAGHEVLVLERLDRVGGAAVSAPAFDGYDARLSRFSYLVSLFPQALIDELGLDLELRSRDTASFTPWRRDGRAGGLLVETDAGEATRQSFAELTGDDRAFDAWSSFYDEVGTLAGALAPTLLEPLPHIGDVRDRVPMAIWTDVVEQPLGTALRRRFSDDIVRGVVATDALIGTFASLDDLTLVQNRCFLYHLIGNGTGEWRVPVGGMGAVTSELARVATEAGATIRLNSEVDGIDVSDVDVTIAGDGFVERADRVLFGAAPYVLQRLLGRTPAAKPAGAQLKLNVLLSRLPRLASGVDPRVAFAGTFHLDESFDQLQLAWATAASGDLPPATGEFYCHTLTDRSILGPELRDSEAQTLTYFGLHTPPGVLDAPGAKDAAVARVLAALDAHLAEPIEPLILGLEAKTPSEIERELWMPGGHIFHGDLAWPWLEEGEHPRTPADRWGVATAHPRVLLCGSGARRGGAVSGIGGHNAARAVLESA from the coding sequence ATGGCCGAACGCGTCGTCATCGTCGGAGCTGGACACAACGGGCTCGTCGCCGCCGCACTGTTGGCCCGCGCGGGCCACGAGGTGCTGGTGCTGGAGCGCCTCGATCGCGTCGGCGGCGCTGCCGTCAGCGCGCCGGCGTTCGACGGGTACGACGCGCGCCTCTCACGGTTCTCCTACCTCGTCAGCCTGTTCCCCCAGGCCCTGATCGACGAGCTGGGGCTGGACCTCGAGCTCCGCTCGCGCGACACGGCGTCGTTCACCCCGTGGAGACGCGACGGTCGCGCCGGTGGACTCCTCGTCGAGACCGACGCCGGCGAGGCGACCCGGCAGAGCTTCGCCGAGCTGACCGGCGACGACCGCGCGTTCGACGCCTGGAGCTCCTTCTACGACGAGGTGGGCACGCTGGCCGGGGCCCTCGCGCCGACTCTGCTGGAGCCGCTGCCCCACATCGGCGACGTGCGCGACCGGGTGCCGATGGCGATCTGGACCGATGTGGTCGAACAGCCGCTCGGGACCGCGTTGCGTCGCCGCTTCAGCGACGACATCGTGCGCGGCGTCGTCGCCACCGACGCGCTGATCGGCACGTTCGCCTCGCTGGACGACCTCACGCTCGTGCAGAACCGCTGCTTCCTCTACCACCTCATCGGCAACGGGACCGGCGAGTGGCGCGTGCCGGTCGGTGGCATGGGCGCCGTCACGAGCGAGCTGGCACGCGTCGCCACCGAGGCCGGGGCGACGATCCGGCTCAACTCCGAGGTCGACGGGATCGACGTCAGCGACGTGGACGTCACGATCGCCGGAGACGGCTTCGTCGAGCGCGCCGACCGGGTCCTGTTCGGTGCCGCACCGTACGTCCTGCAACGCCTCCTGGGCCGCACCCCCGCCGCCAAGCCGGCGGGAGCCCAGCTCAAGCTCAACGTGCTGCTCTCGCGGTTGCCGCGCCTGGCGTCGGGCGTCGATCCCCGCGTGGCGTTCGCGGGGACCTTCCACCTCGACGAGTCGTTCGACCAGCTGCAGCTGGCCTGGGCGACCGCCGCGTCCGGCGACCTGCCCCCGGCGACCGGGGAGTTCTACTGCCACACCCTGACCGACCGATCGATCCTCGGCCCGGAGTTGCGCGACTCCGAGGCCCAGACCCTCACCTACTTCGGCCTCCACACGCCGCCCGGGGTCCTGGACGCGCCGGGCGCCAAGGACGCGGCCGTGGCCCGAGTCCTGGCCGCCCTGGATGCACACCTGGCCGAGCCGATCGAGCCGCTCATCCTGGGGCTCGAGGCCAAGACGCCGTCGGAGATCGAGCGCGAGCTGTGGATGCCCGGCGGGCACATCTTCCACGGCGACCTGGCCTGGCCGTGGCTCGAGGAGGGGGAGCATCCGCGCACCCCGGCGGATCGCTGGGGCGTCGCCACCGCGCACCCCCGGGTCCTGCTGTGCGGCAGTGGCGCCCGCCGTGGCGGTGCCGTCAGCGGGATCGGCGGCCACAACGCGGCCCGCGCCGTGCTGGAATCGGCGTAG
- the glpK gene encoding glycerol kinase GlpK yields MSQQYVGAIDQGTTSTRFMVFDHGGDEVGRHQVEHEQILPQAGWVEHDAAEIWANTRTVVEKGLEAAGIAATDLAAVGITNQRETTVVWDRRTGEPYGHAIVWQDTRTAALARTIEEDGRGAIVHAKSGLPPAAYFAGGKLHWILENVDGVRADAEAGHALFGTIDTWLIWNLTGGPDGGVHVTDVTNASRTMLMDIEALQWDDELLEIFEIPRQMLPEITSSSQEFGRTRADGPFGTEVVLAGNLGDQHAALVGQACFEPGMLKNTYGTGNFLVLNTGTEIVRSERGLLTTVAYRFGDAPPVYALEGSIAVTGSAIQWLRDQLKVFAEAADSEALAETVDDNGGVYFVPAFSGLFAPYWRPDARGVIVGLSRFNTVAHVARAALEAICYQSKDVVDVMVADSGIELEVLRVDGGITANELCMQIQADILDIEVSRPVVAETTALGAAYAAGLAVGFWTGTDELVANWSESKRWTSQWTDEDREAGYHQWKKAVERTLGWVE; encoded by the coding sequence ATGTCACAGCAGTACGTCGGTGCGATCGACCAAGGCACGACCAGTACGCGGTTCATGGTGTTCGACCATGGCGGGGACGAGGTCGGCCGGCACCAGGTCGAGCACGAGCAGATCCTGCCGCAGGCCGGGTGGGTCGAGCACGACGCCGCGGAGATCTGGGCGAACACCCGCACGGTCGTCGAGAAGGGCCTGGAGGCCGCCGGCATCGCCGCGACGGACCTGGCTGCCGTCGGCATCACCAACCAGCGCGAGACCACCGTGGTCTGGGATCGTCGCACGGGCGAGCCGTACGGCCACGCGATCGTGTGGCAGGACACCCGCACCGCCGCTCTCGCGCGGACCATCGAGGAGGACGGCCGCGGCGCGATCGTCCACGCGAAGTCGGGCCTGCCGCCCGCCGCGTACTTCGCCGGCGGGAAGCTGCACTGGATCCTCGAGAACGTCGACGGGGTCCGCGCCGACGCCGAGGCGGGGCACGCCCTGTTCGGCACGATCGACACCTGGCTGATCTGGAACCTCACCGGTGGGCCGGACGGCGGCGTCCACGTCACCGACGTCACGAACGCCAGCCGCACGATGCTGATGGACATCGAGGCCCTGCAGTGGGACGACGAGCTGCTCGAGATCTTCGAGATCCCGCGGCAGATGCTGCCCGAGATCACGTCCTCCTCGCAGGAGTTCGGCCGCACGCGCGCCGATGGTCCCTTCGGGACCGAGGTGGTCCTCGCGGGCAATCTCGGCGACCAGCACGCCGCGCTGGTCGGTCAGGCCTGCTTCGAGCCCGGGATGCTCAAGAACACGTACGGCACGGGCAACTTCCTCGTGCTCAACACCGGCACCGAGATCGTCCGCTCCGAGCGAGGTCTGCTGACCACGGTGGCCTACCGCTTCGGGGACGCGCCGCCCGTCTACGCCCTCGAGGGCTCGATCGCGGTCACCGGGTCGGCGATCCAGTGGCTGCGCGACCAGTTGAAGGTGTTCGCCGAGGCGGCCGACTCCGAGGCGCTCGCCGAGACCGTCGACGACAACGGCGGGGTCTACTTCGTGCCGGCGTTCAGCGGTCTGTTCGCGCCGTACTGGCGTCCGGACGCGCGTGGGGTGATCGTCGGCCTCTCGCGCTTCAACACGGTCGCGCACGTGGCGCGCGCCGCGCTCGAGGCGATCTGTTACCAGAGCAAGGACGTCGTCGACGTCATGGTCGCGGACTCCGGCATCGAGCTCGAGGTGCTGCGGGTCGACGGCGGCATCACCGCCAACGAGCTGTGCATGCAGATCCAGGCCGACATCCTCGACATCGAGGTCAGCCGCCCGGTCGTCGCCGAGACCACGGCGCTCGGCGCGGCCTACGCGGCCGGGCTGGCCGTCGGGTTCTGGACCGGCACCGACGAGCTGGTCGCCAACTGGTCGGAGTCGAAACGGTGGACCTCCCAGTGGACCGACGAGGACCGTGAAGCCGGATATCACCAGTGGAAGAAGGCCGTGGAGCGCACGCTCGGGTGGGTCGAGTGA
- a CDS encoding alpha/beta hydrolase: MSAGTRAGLSAALQAERAVIRGFARLPESVVARLGRHAPVNRDGEQLAPEIAVALRVMNRIPGSDFTQYPVEQARRMLTDEALVFADVFEDFAVEEDLVIPGPAGPIPATRYRATTESKGLVVYFHGGGWVLGSRVSTDSAVRFLAREAGVDILSVDYRLAPEHPFPAAVEDAAAAWDFAVDHAPGWGVDPTRIVVAGDSAGGNLAAVLAHHLRGRDVVPVLQLLLFPVTDLSTKHPSYAEFREGFFLTEQHMDWYAERYLADPADALDPRASPLLAEDLTGLPPAYVAVAGFDPLRDEGIAYARRLEEAGVPTTLAREGSLIHAFINITGVSRTAREATIRIARAIEASMA; encoded by the coding sequence GTGAGCGCCGGGACCCGCGCCGGCCTGTCGGCCGCGCTGCAGGCCGAGCGGGCCGTGATCCGCGGCTTCGCCCGGCTGCCCGAGTCCGTCGTCGCCCGCCTCGGCCGTCATGCGCCGGTGAACCGCGACGGTGAGCAGCTCGCTCCCGAGATCGCCGTGGCCCTGCGCGTCATGAACCGCATCCCCGGCAGCGACTTCACCCAGTACCCCGTCGAGCAGGCGCGCCGCATGCTCACCGACGAGGCGCTCGTGTTCGCCGACGTCTTCGAGGACTTCGCGGTCGAGGAGGACCTCGTGATCCCCGGACCGGCCGGCCCTATCCCCGCCACCCGCTACCGCGCCACGACGGAGTCGAAGGGCCTGGTCGTGTACTTCCACGGCGGGGGATGGGTCCTGGGCAGCCGGGTCAGCACCGATTCGGCCGTGCGCTTCCTGGCTCGCGAGGCCGGGGTCGACATCCTCTCGGTGGACTACCGGTTGGCGCCCGAGCACCCGTTCCCGGCGGCGGTCGAGGACGCGGCCGCCGCGTGGGACTTCGCGGTCGACCACGCGCCCGGGTGGGGCGTCGACCCGACCCGCATCGTCGTGGCCGGCGACAGCGCCGGCGGCAACCTGGCGGCCGTGCTGGCGCACCACCTGCGGGGCCGCGACGTCGTGCCGGTCCTGCAACTCCTGCTCTTCCCCGTGACGGACCTGTCGACGAAGCACCCCTCCTACGCCGAGTTCCGCGAGGGCTTCTTCCTCACCGAGCAGCACATGGACTGGTACGCCGAGCGGTACCTGGCCGACCCGGCCGATGCCCTCGATCCGCGCGCGTCCCCGCTGCTCGCCGAGGACCTCACCGGCCTGCCGCCGGCCTACGTCGCGGTCGCCGGGTTCGACCCCTTGCGCGACGAGGGCATCGCCTATGCCAGGCGCCTGGAGGAGGCGGGCGTGCCCACCACGCTGGCCCGCGAGGGATCGCTGATCCACGCCTTCATCAACATCACCGGTGTCAGCCGGACGGCCAGGGAGGCGACGATCCGCATCGCCCGGGCGATCGAGGCGTCGATGGCCTGA
- a CDS encoding glycerol-3-phosphate dehydrogenase/oxidase: MRPVALSPTHREDALDALGATHLDVLVIGGGVVGGGAALDAATRGLTVGLVEARDFASGTSSRSSKLIHGGLRYLEMLDFRLVAEALGERSLLIDKLAPHLVKPVPFLYPLTHRVWERFYAGSGVALYDSMALLSGRSRGVPRHRHLTRTGARRMMPALRKDALVGALHYYDGQVDDARHTMFLSRTAAAYGAHVASRTRVIDLLREGGRVVGARVKDLESGREIDVRARQVVNATGVWTDETQSFAGERGQFNVRASKGIHLVVPRDRIRGESGLILRTEKSVLFVIPWGRHWIIGTTDTDWSLSKDHPAASAKDIEYLLEHVNQVLVEPLVPEDVEGVFAGLRPLLAGESEATSKLSREHAVSTSVPGLVVIAGGKYTTYRIMAKDAIDAAVQQMSSLLDRRVPACVTDDIPLLGADGYAALWNRRQALAEAHGLGVGRIEHLLNRFGTLATEVLELIAERPDLAEPLGGADDYLRAEVVYGVTHEGARHLDDILARRTRISIETFHRGTECAEEVAALMAEALDWSDAHREREVDHYLKRVEAELESQTMPDDETADAARMGAPDVVPVGHL; the protein is encoded by the coding sequence ATGCGACCGGTTGCCCTGTCTCCGACCCACCGCGAGGACGCCCTGGACGCACTGGGCGCCACGCACCTCGACGTCCTCGTCATCGGCGGTGGTGTCGTCGGCGGGGGTGCGGCCCTCGACGCCGCGACGCGCGGACTGACGGTCGGTCTGGTCGAGGCGCGCGACTTCGCGTCCGGCACCTCCAGCCGGTCGAGCAAGCTGATCCACGGCGGCCTGCGCTACCTCGAGATGCTCGACTTCCGGCTCGTGGCCGAGGCGCTGGGGGAGCGCAGCCTGCTCATCGACAAGCTGGCGCCGCACCTGGTCAAGCCCGTGCCGTTCCTCTACCCCCTGACGCACCGGGTGTGGGAGCGGTTCTACGCCGGCTCCGGCGTCGCCCTCTACGACTCGATGGCGCTGCTGTCGGGCCGCTCGCGCGGCGTGCCGCGCCACCGGCACCTCACTCGCACCGGCGCGCGCCGCATGATGCCGGCGCTGCGCAAGGACGCCCTGGTCGGCGCGCTGCACTACTACGACGGCCAGGTCGACGACGCCCGTCACACCATGTTCCTGTCGCGCACAGCCGCCGCCTACGGTGCCCACGTCGCCAGCCGCACCCGCGTGATCGACCTGCTGCGCGAGGGCGGCCGGGTCGTCGGCGCCCGCGTCAAGGACCTCGAGAGCGGCCGCGAGATCGACGTCCGTGCCCGCCAGGTGGTCAACGCGACCGGCGTCTGGACCGACGAGACGCAGTCGTTCGCGGGGGAGCGCGGCCAGTTCAACGTGCGGGCCAGCAAGGGCATCCACCTCGTCGTTCCCCGCGACCGCATCCGCGGCGAGTCCGGGCTGATCCTGCGCACCGAGAAGTCGGTGCTGTTCGTCATCCCGTGGGGCCGGCACTGGATCATCGGCACGACCGACACGGACTGGTCGCTGAGCAAGGACCATCCGGCCGCCAGTGCGAAGGACATCGAGTACCTGCTCGAGCACGTCAACCAGGTGCTCGTGGAGCCGCTCGTGCCCGAGGACGTCGAGGGCGTGTTCGCCGGGCTGCGGCCGTTGCTGGCCGGCGAGTCCGAGGCCACGAGCAAGCTCTCGCGCGAGCACGCCGTCTCCACCTCGGTCCCGGGGCTCGTCGTCATCGCCGGCGGCAAGTACACGACGTACCGGATCATGGCCAAGGACGCCATCGACGCCGCGGTGCAGCAGATGAGCTCGCTGCTCGACCGGCGGGTGCCGGCCTGCGTCACCGACGACATCCCCCTGCTGGGCGCCGACGGCTACGCGGCGCTGTGGAACCGCCGGCAGGCCCTCGCCGAGGCGCACGGGCTGGGCGTGGGACGGATCGAGCACCTGCTGAACCGGTTCGGCACGTTGGCCACCGAGGTGCTCGAGCTCATCGCCGAGCGTCCCGACCTGGCCGAGCCCCTCGGCGGCGCCGACGACTACCTGCGCGCCGAGGTCGTCTACGGCGTCACCCATGAGGGGGCGCGGCACCTCGACGACATCCTGGCTCGCCGGACGCGCATCTCGATCGAGACCTTCCACCGAGGCACGGAGTGCGCGGAGGAGGTGGCCGCTCTCATGGCCGAGGCCCTGGACTGGTCCGACGCCCACCGCGAGCGCGAGGTCGACCACTACCTCAAGCGGGTCGAGGCCGAGCTCGAGAGCCAGACGATGCCCGACGACGAGACGGCCGACGCGGCGCGCATGGGCGCGCCCGACGTCGTGCCGGTCGGCCACCTGTGA
- a CDS encoding nucleosidase, giving the protein MSVDPSRVLVVAATKVEAAYVPEHLEVVLTGIGKVEAAAVTAAAIARSRPELVLNVGTAGALRPGLTGLFLPSTVVNHDYSADAIRALGHDAVDEIEIAGGDGTVLATGDLFVTDPVVRDALAARAQLVDMEGFAVARACRLAGVPCRLVKIVSDAADDSALEWAAVVDACARLIGHWVRDEIG; this is encoded by the coding sequence GTGAGCGTCGATCCGTCGCGCGTCCTGGTGGTCGCCGCGACGAAGGTCGAGGCGGCGTACGTGCCCGAGCATCTCGAGGTCGTGCTGACCGGGATCGGCAAGGTCGAGGCCGCGGCGGTGACGGCCGCCGCGATCGCCCGCTCGCGGCCCGAGCTGGTGCTGAACGTGGGCACCGCGGGCGCTCTGAGGCCCGGGCTGACCGGGCTGTTCCTGCCGTCGACCGTGGTGAACCACGACTACTCCGCCGACGCGATCCGCGCACTCGGCCACGACGCCGTCGACGAGATCGAGATCGCGGGCGGTGACGGCACGGTGCTGGCCACCGGCGACCTGTTCGTGACCGACCCCGTCGTGCGTGACGCGCTGGCCGCGCGGGCGCAACTGGTCGACATGGAGGGCTTCGCGGTCGCGCGCGCCTGCCGGCTGGCCGGCGTGCCGTGCCGGCTGGTCAAGATCGTCAGCGACGCCGCGGACGACTCGGCCCTCGAGTGGGCGGCGGTCGTCGATGCGTGCGCCCGGCTGATCGGACACTGGGTCCGCGACGAGATCGGCTGA
- a CDS encoding DUF7010 family protein, with protein MDLITSLERLAEQNLSGVAFLTAYGVTWVACGLLWRRTTEQVATYATLFQGLFALPAALGLSALIGAIGPDRPVGDEITQLSVLIGTSQLLGLPLLIVLVVRHQYRLVPFTFAAITSMHFVLYAWLYRTPVYIAMAVMISLGTMVVTLTAPEESRSSPARVCFLTGGLLLTTALLFLVHHRG; from the coding sequence GTGGACCTGATCACCTCCCTCGAACGGCTCGCCGAGCAGAACCTCTCCGGCGTGGCCTTCCTCACCGCCTACGGCGTGACGTGGGTGGCCTGCGGCCTGCTGTGGCGTCGGACCACCGAACAGGTGGCGACCTACGCGACGCTCTTCCAGGGACTGTTCGCGCTGCCGGCGGCGCTCGGGCTCTCGGCACTCATCGGCGCGATCGGCCCCGACCGGCCCGTGGGCGACGAGATCACCCAACTCTCGGTGTTGATCGGGACCTCGCAACTGCTCGGCCTGCCGCTCCTGATCGTCCTCGTGGTCAGGCACCAGTACCGCCTCGTGCCGTTCACCTTCGCGGCGATCACCTCGATGCACTTCGTCCTGTACGCCTGGCTCTATCGCACGCCGGTGTACATCGCGATGGCAGTGATGATCTCGCTCGGCACGATGGTCGTGACGCTCACCGCACCAGAGGAGTCACGTTCGAGCCCCGCGCGGGTCTGCTTCCTGACCGGCGGTCTGCTCCTGACGACGGCACTGCTGTTCCTCGTGCACCACCGCGGATAA
- the orn gene encoding oligoribonuclease gives MNDKLVWVDCEMTGLSLQDDALIEIAALVTDYDLNILGDGVDLIIKPPQAALEQMNEVVTTMHTTSGLLDELDSGITVREAEEQVLEYVRQYSPEPGKTPLAGNSIGTDRAFLARDMVELESYLHYRVIDVSSIKELARRWFPRAYFAAPEKGGAHRALADIRESIDELRYYRRAIFTPDPGIDTETARAIAAEITAGSQPE, from the coding sequence GTGAACGACAAGCTGGTGTGGGTCGATTGTGAGATGACCGGGCTGTCCCTCCAGGACGACGCCCTGATCGAGATCGCGGCCCTGGTGACCGACTACGACCTCAACATCCTCGGTGACGGGGTCGACCTGATCATCAAGCCTCCGCAGGCCGCCCTGGAGCAGATGAACGAGGTCGTGACCACGATGCACACGACGTCGGGCCTGCTCGACGAGCTCGACTCCGGGATCACCGTCCGCGAGGCCGAGGAACAGGTGCTCGAGTACGTGCGCCAGTACTCCCCCGAGCCGGGCAAGACGCCGCTGGCCGGCAACTCGATCGGCACCGACCGCGCCTTCCTCGCCCGCGACATGGTCGAGCTCGAGTCGTACCTGCACTACCGCGTCATCGACGTGTCCTCCATCAAGGAGCTGGCTCGCCGCTGGTTCCCCCGGGCGTACTTCGCCGCACCCGAGAAGGGCGGAGCCCACCGCGCCCTGGCCGACATCCGCGAGAGCATCGACGAGCTGCGCTACTACCGCCGCGCGATCTTCACCCCCGACCCGGGCATCGACACCGAGACCGCGCGCGCCATCGCGGCCGAGATCACGGCAGGCAGCCAGCCCGAGTAG
- a CDS encoding DsbA family protein, with amino-acid sequence MTNDRQARAARAEQMRKERQKAERKQRNKITVAIVAVVVVLIALAAWGVKSLSDQNAKNTEVIEPRNLVDDGVPFPATGEADAAQKPIVELFEDFLCPACASFEQVSGKFLQSQAAAGEIQLRFMPFSFLHRQSTNDYSRRATNLAMCVVDQDGDEAFWKVHDSLYATQPQEGGAGPEDAALIELAEEAGVTGIDNCVRTEKFVPWIDQVQKTFSDDRKVSGTPSVFINGKESQARTPDELQKAIADASKS; translated from the coding sequence GTGACGAACGACCGCCAGGCCCGCGCCGCCCGCGCCGAGCAGATGCGCAAGGAACGACAGAAGGCCGAGCGCAAGCAGCGCAACAAGATCACCGTCGCCATCGTCGCGGTGGTCGTCGTGCTCATCGCCCTGGCCGCCTGGGGCGTCAAGTCGCTCTCGGACCAGAACGCGAAGAACACCGAGGTCATCGAGCCGCGGAACCTCGTCGACGACGGAGTGCCGTTCCCCGCGACCGGCGAAGCCGACGCGGCCCAGAAGCCGATCGTCGAGCTCTTCGAGGACTTCCTGTGCCCCGCGTGCGCCTCGTTCGAGCAGGTCAGTGGCAAGTTCCTGCAGAGCCAGGCGGCCGCCGGCGAGATCCAGCTGCGCTTCATGCCGTTCTCGTTCCTGCACCGTCAGAGCACCAACGACTACTCCCGCCGGGCCACCAACCTGGCGATGTGCGTCGTCGACCAGGACGGCGACGAGGCGTTCTGGAAGGTGCACGACTCGCTCTACGCGACCCAGCCGCAGGAGGGTGGCGCCGGTCCCGAGGACGCGGCGCTCATCGAGTTGGCCGAGGAGGCCGGCGTGACCGGCATCGACAACTGCGTGCGCACCGAGAAGTTCGTGCCGTGGATCGACCAGGTTCAGAAGACGTTCTCGGACGACCGCAAGGTCTCGGGCACGCCGTCGGTGTTCATCAACGGCAAGGAGAGCCAGGCGCGCACGCCGGACGAGCTGCAGAAGGCGATCGCCGACGCCTCGAAGTCCTGA
- a CDS encoding DsbA family protein produces MTNQRRKASARAEAARLERERAERRKRLILTGSIAAAATALVAAAAWGVSALASADEDRDVVAPRYVSGGAPGFAFPAKADPGAPVVEVYADFLCPHCADFAASDGERLLKERAEAGEIALRFVPMTIMDGRASDGPAHDVMNAAVCAADAEGPEAFWSMHTALFAAGFHEGGSEPSSTDLDQIAQDAGVSGIAECIDQDRFVPWLSEPRDAARDRGVTGTPTVLVDGEKVDDPTAAALQAAIDAA; encoded by the coding sequence GTGACGAACCAGCGACGCAAGGCGTCCGCTCGCGCCGAGGCGGCTCGCCTGGAGCGTGAGCGGGCCGAGCGCCGCAAGCGCCTCATCCTGACCGGCTCGATCGCCGCTGCCGCCACGGCGCTCGTCGCGGCCGCGGCGTGGGGCGTGTCGGCCCTCGCCTCGGCGGACGAGGACCGCGACGTCGTCGCGCCGCGGTACGTCAGCGGTGGCGCGCCGGGCTTCGCCTTCCCTGCGAAGGCCGACCCGGGCGCGCCGGTGGTCGAGGTCTACGCCGACTTCCTGTGCCCGCACTGCGCCGACTTCGCGGCATCGGACGGTGAGCGCTTGTTGAAGGAGCGGGCCGAGGCCGGCGAGATCGCGCTGCGCTTCGTGCCCATGACGATCATGGACGGCCGGGCGTCCGACGGTCCGGCCCACGACGTCATGAACGCGGCGGTCTGCGCGGCCGACGCCGAGGGACCCGAGGCGTTCTGGTCGATGCACACGGCGCTGTTCGCCGCCGGGTTCCACGAGGGCGGGTCCGAGCCGTCCAGCACGGACCTGGACCAGATCGCGCAGGACGCGGGCGTGTCCGGCATCGCCGAGTGCATCGACCAGGACCGCTTCGTGCCGTGGCTGAGCGAGCCGCGTGACGCGGCGCGCGATCGCGGGGTCACCGGCACCCCCACGGTCCTCGTGGACGGCGAGAAGGTCGACGACCCCACGGCCGCGGCACTGCAGGCCGCGATCGACGCGGCCTGA
- a CDS encoding amphi-Trp domain-containing protein, whose product MDLFELDQTQRLSREAAAAKLHALADALARHNSVEFIKGDNRITVDVPDEVELSVEIEIGDENELEIELRW is encoded by the coding sequence ATGGACCTGTTCGAGCTCGACCAGACCCAGCGCCTGAGCCGCGAGGCGGCCGCTGCGAAGCTGCACGCCCTCGCCGACGCGCTCGCGCGCCACAACTCCGTGGAGTTCATCAAGGGCGACAACCGCATCACCGTCGACGTGCCCGACGAGGTCGAGCTCTCCGTCGAGATCGAGATCGGCGACGAGAACGAACTGGAGATCGAGCTGCGCTGGTGA